The following proteins are encoded in a genomic region of Microbacterium sp. NC79:
- a CDS encoding DUF11 domain-containing protein, protein MALLATVIAVAFIGGGLVAAPAAMAAPGDGTMTVALTPVAPNGDAITTTAHGQNNNQVSFRVNYTCSVADCEDVRVAFSPTQLDPYGFGKSLLAYNSWTRPDTSPTTNNTFGDDETGRTFLLGNLPAGTSGSFMVTYDISPRLTAAPNMNPVNAQYFPSGFGIEMSAAMSGENTVGTAAATSSPLTWTSVVPEPAIQVNAPANGAKPDESTPFTVGMGSGSFDRIDATRVGGSSQYVGAGNHTTVLQLPAEAVPTLPIADGGIYDSATHTITWTTGSEAAPVDNATGGWGSADTSGWANRGVYHPRNLALTFPAANFPESDVNGCNFTKVLQMTAETSVTYLDADRTTKTATNTADVVVSCYEPYIGSDFTKDTNTGLLTGAIRNLPIPVEGSSDFWWVTSTNNRGNIPMTSVVSDTFNHGELKVTRAISTYRATFDYTLDNGATGSATGTAFDAPAGRHITSIVVTTPDIPATRIAPGDTGSTFNRVNFRFSVDSAMIPGTMYTNTATTTVSWPGHPDFGTQDRMANRQIRLVDAAPTIDATINHAVEGGGQAVPGRNVTFNIGGSVTNSPVGFEPEYVFIAPAGWNITDGSAAFDETAPAGAEFEYRTATISGTERQVVVATWPTGTGFSPVEPLPVMSVVAQPTYANAAGSTSVANGWMGDASRTWVAGNSTYRVPVTNTNNVDGSGDTTAVFASANTGVPISAADSLSVVKEICQPDEDDNCVWTSDSSEPVQVPTSSGSIGYRITIQNTGNTALTDVVAYDALPHIGDTGLIDATSSVQRGSTFEQHLDTVSNVSSNLAMTYSDSTNPARPEVNSTATGTTNDWAAGAPTGKVAIRAAVTGNLAPGATASFQYQAAVVAGSASDAIACNSVAISSNRTSPSEPRAVCASTAEADLEASSVAQQNVQLDRPAKVPFTFENLGGSAVTPATVSFDIPAGVTVREINFPGFDCDVTSVSGPATIECISATDLALDVSVTAELEVIPTATGTSITASISGPLSDPNLANNETVTELVAANAASTIWIAKTDNLTGAITGQEITYVVTVNNPLEYEELVDVSVTDTLPASLTFVEASHGGTLTDGTVNWNLASIAAGSQASVTVKAVVNTGAVGSFVNSASVTAQDPGFPAETLTSTATDTTGIDSITLMKSASVATTGDPKAGDIVTFTLTATNTGVNALSSVTLVDTLQGLSTLAPIWPAFTIPGVLGANQQVTATATYALKQADVDAGFIANTAIVSGASPGGALAIAEASTNTSLTHSAAITLTKTAPAVGPAVGESITYGFSVVNSGNVTLTGVALTDEMADLSPLTLEWPGDAGTLAPGETLTGTATYTVTLSDVNRGSVINDASVEALGADGTRVEDTNTVITSFTQNPVLSLEKTGSLADPENVAEGDLVTFQFTATNDGNVTITDVALSDTMEGLSAIGGYTWPSTPGTLEPGQSVTAQATYAVTAADLDAGFVENAASVGGSAPGGTPSGSDTVTVPLAADPQLTLEKSHLLSMEGDNPVAGDTITYDFTIANDGNVTVTGIELIDEMAGLSDIEFGTWPGTAGRLAAGQDVTATATYTVTQADVDRGSVVNTANVTGTGPGDSPAAASDTVTANFPAAPAVSLTKSSDFDEDRPVEGDTVTFEFTVRNEGNVTLTGVSITDHLEGLSAVTYGTWPTATEGALAPGEIVTATATLALTQAMVDAGEVENTATVNATGVRGGAATDDADETVLLPAVTSAEFTKTAVFEGNPAKPVAGDTVIYTLDVKNTSNVTMNRAVFADSMPGLVVGETRYESTDGIALPGEHIIQMMSYTLTQADIDSFDQLHNEATVNVGWVSGDSDNLSAENDLSVAAAPAVEFTKTTSVDESTLEVGSTITYDFSVVNTGNVTLHNVDVVDQLDGVSDVTITTWPGTAGVLAPDASVTGTATYTVSQADVDAGIIVNTATVTTDPARGDDPEATDSVTVTVPGEAALALVKTGELPLGDDSRVGDIVTFTFLVENTGDLTVNNIAIEDHLAGVSAAQFTAWPNPAAAGSLAPSQTVTATAEYELTQADVDAGVVQNAATVAGVSARGDNVSADAETDVSVPGEGRLLFEKAGAYMGAGPATEGDLVEFSFIVRNTGELTLTDVAIEDSLTGLDEIQYQWPNAAGVLAPGAVATATADYELTQADVDAGEVVNAARASATPSRGDLVSGLAETTVSIEGANGLALVKRAVIDGGNSDGIARPGDTITFSFEVTNTGTKTANDVVISDPMVTMTEPIKTLKPGETATVYAVPYTVTEQDAQAGVVVNTAIAEAVDMQGDDLSSPSSTVEVTAEEHPIPQAPETRKKGLALTGGQIAWSVVGLACGLTLLGLFLVTTTKRRREDEEVDATFV, encoded by the coding sequence ATGGCTCTCCTGGCGACTGTCATCGCCGTCGCGTTTATTGGTGGAGGGCTTGTTGCAGCTCCCGCAGCAATGGCTGCACCAGGCGACGGCACGATGACGGTAGCACTGACACCCGTCGCCCCAAACGGTGACGCCATCACCACTACGGCGCATGGCCAGAACAACAACCAGGTGTCGTTCCGCGTGAACTACACCTGCTCGGTCGCCGACTGTGAAGACGTGCGTGTAGCATTCAGCCCGACCCAGCTGGACCCGTACGGGTTTGGGAAGTCGCTGCTGGCCTACAACTCGTGGACGCGCCCCGATACCTCCCCGACGACGAACAATACGTTCGGTGATGACGAGACTGGCCGCACCTTCCTGCTTGGCAATTTGCCCGCGGGTACCTCTGGTTCATTCATGGTGACGTACGATATCTCGCCCCGGTTGACAGCTGCCCCCAACATGAACCCAGTGAACGCTCAATACTTCCCGAGCGGTTTCGGTATCGAGATGTCTGCGGCGATGAGCGGTGAGAACACCGTGGGCACCGCGGCAGCTACGTCGTCACCCTTGACCTGGACCAGCGTGGTCCCAGAGCCGGCCATCCAGGTGAACGCGCCGGCAAACGGTGCGAAGCCTGATGAGTCGACGCCGTTCACAGTGGGGATGGGTTCAGGCTCATTCGACAGGATCGACGCCACTCGCGTCGGCGGCAGCTCACAGTACGTTGGAGCGGGTAACCACACGACCGTGCTGCAGCTTCCTGCTGAGGCTGTCCCCACGCTACCTATCGCAGACGGTGGCATCTACGACTCCGCGACACATACGATCACCTGGACTACTGGCAGCGAGGCTGCTCCTGTCGACAACGCGACCGGTGGGTGGGGTAGCGCGGACACCTCCGGCTGGGCGAACCGTGGCGTATACCACCCGCGGAACCTGGCACTGACCTTCCCTGCAGCGAACTTCCCCGAGTCGGATGTCAACGGCTGTAACTTCACCAAGGTGTTACAGATGACCGCTGAGACCTCGGTGACCTACCTCGATGCAGATCGCACGACGAAGACTGCAACGAACACCGCTGACGTGGTGGTGTCCTGTTACGAACCCTACATCGGCTCAGATTTCACCAAGGACACCAACACAGGTCTCCTCACCGGCGCGATCCGTAACCTCCCGATCCCGGTCGAGGGTAGCTCAGACTTCTGGTGGGTAACCTCGACCAACAACCGAGGGAATATTCCGATGACCTCGGTCGTCTCGGACACGTTCAACCACGGAGAACTGAAGGTTACTCGTGCGATTTCGACGTACCGTGCAACGTTTGACTACACGCTGGATAACGGTGCTACCGGATCCGCCACGGGAACCGCATTTGATGCACCCGCTGGGCGCCACATCACCTCTATCGTGGTGACGACCCCCGATATTCCAGCTACACGTATCGCACCGGGTGATACTGGCTCGACGTTCAACCGGGTGAACTTCCGATTCTCGGTGGACTCCGCGATGATCCCGGGAACGATGTACACGAACACCGCGACAACGACGGTGTCGTGGCCTGGCCATCCAGACTTTGGCACGCAGGACCGTATGGCGAATCGCCAGATTCGACTCGTCGACGCCGCTCCTACGATTGATGCGACCATCAACCATGCGGTCGAGGGTGGTGGCCAAGCAGTACCCGGCCGCAACGTGACCTTCAACATCGGCGGCAGCGTGACGAACTCGCCCGTGGGTTTCGAACCTGAGTACGTGTTCATTGCACCGGCTGGCTGGAACATCACTGATGGATCAGCAGCGTTCGACGAAACTGCCCCGGCTGGTGCAGAGTTCGAATACCGCACCGCCACGATCAGTGGCACTGAGCGACAGGTCGTAGTTGCGACCTGGCCTACTGGGACTGGGTTCAGCCCGGTTGAGCCGCTTCCGGTGATGAGCGTCGTTGCACAGCCGACATACGCCAACGCCGCGGGTTCAACCTCGGTCGCAAACGGTTGGATGGGTGACGCAAGCCGCACCTGGGTCGCAGGTAACAGCACGTACCGTGTACCGGTGACGAACACCAACAATGTCGACGGCTCGGGCGACACGACCGCGGTGTTTGCTTCGGCAAACACCGGTGTTCCGATCTCGGCGGCTGACAGTCTCTCCGTTGTTAAGGAGATCTGCCAGCCTGACGAAGACGACAACTGTGTCTGGACGAGTGATTCGAGCGAGCCTGTGCAGGTTCCCACCTCGAGTGGTTCCATCGGATACCGCATCACGATCCAGAACACCGGCAACACGGCGCTGACAGACGTGGTCGCCTACGATGCGCTACCGCATATTGGCGACACTGGTCTGATCGATGCCACCAGCTCGGTACAGCGCGGGTCAACGTTCGAACAGCATCTGGATACGGTCTCGAATGTGTCGAGCAACCTCGCTATGACGTACTCGGATTCCACCAACCCGGCACGCCCTGAGGTGAACTCGACGGCAACTGGAACGACGAACGATTGGGCTGCAGGCGCCCCGACCGGAAAGGTCGCGATCCGCGCGGCCGTCACGGGTAACCTCGCACCCGGCGCTACCGCGTCGTTCCAGTATCAGGCGGCTGTAGTTGCTGGCTCGGCGTCTGACGCTATTGCCTGTAACTCAGTGGCAATCTCTTCGAACCGCACTTCGCCTTCTGAGCCGCGCGCGGTGTGCGCGTCGACGGCTGAGGCTGACCTCGAGGCGAGCTCGGTCGCACAACAGAACGTGCAGCTGGATCGTCCAGCTAAGGTTCCGTTTACCTTCGAGAACCTGGGTGGCTCGGCTGTGACACCGGCTACAGTGTCGTTCGATATTCCTGCTGGTGTGACCGTGCGCGAGATCAACTTCCCAGGCTTTGACTGTGACGTGACAAGCGTTTCCGGTCCTGCGACGATCGAGTGCATAAGCGCGACTGATCTGGCACTCGATGTCTCGGTGACGGCTGAGCTTGAGGTTATTCCGACCGCGACTGGCACGTCGATCACGGCGAGTATCAGTGGCCCCCTCAGTGACCCGAATCTCGCAAACAACGAGACGGTCACTGAACTGGTGGCGGCAAACGCTGCGAGCACGATTTGGATCGCCAAGACGGATAACCTCACGGGTGCAATTACTGGGCAGGAGATCACCTATGTTGTGACGGTGAACAATCCGCTCGAGTACGAAGAACTCGTCGATGTTTCGGTCACCGACACACTGCCTGCGAGCCTCACGTTTGTCGAGGCATCTCACGGCGGCACGTTGACGGACGGCACGGTGAACTGGAACCTCGCGTCCATTGCGGCTGGTAGCCAGGCGTCCGTGACAGTGAAAGCTGTTGTGAACACGGGGGCCGTTGGCTCGTTCGTGAATTCCGCATCGGTGACGGCTCAGGATCCTGGCTTCCCCGCCGAGACCCTGACGAGTACCGCGACCGACACCACGGGTATTGACTCGATCACCCTGATGAAGTCTGCTTCTGTCGCGACCACGGGGGACCCCAAGGCTGGCGACATTGTCACGTTTACACTCACTGCAACGAACACCGGCGTGAATGCGCTCTCGTCCGTCACGCTGGTCGACACGCTGCAAGGACTCTCCACGCTTGCGCCGATCTGGCCTGCATTCACGATTCCAGGCGTGCTCGGTGCGAACCAGCAGGTCACCGCGACTGCAACGTACGCGCTGAAGCAGGCCGACGTTGACGCAGGGTTCATCGCGAACACGGCAATAGTGTCGGGTGCATCACCCGGTGGGGCCCTGGCGATAGCGGAAGCAAGCACCAACACCTCGCTGACGCACAGTGCCGCGATCACACTCACCAAGACGGCCCCCGCTGTGGGGCCGGCTGTGGGAGAATCCATCACTTACGGCTTCAGTGTCGTGAACTCGGGTAACGTCACCCTCACGGGGGTAGCCCTCACGGACGAGATGGCAGACCTGTCGCCGCTGACGCTCGAGTGGCCTGGCGATGCGGGCACACTTGCGCCGGGCGAGACGCTCACGGGCACAGCGACCTACACGGTCACCCTGAGCGACGTGAATCGCGGAAGCGTGATAAACGATGCCAGTGTTGAGGCACTCGGTGCTGACGGAACAAGGGTGGAAGACACCAATACGGTGATTACTTCGTTCACACAGAACCCTGTGCTCTCGCTCGAGAAGACTGGTTCACTCGCTGACCCGGAGAACGTTGCCGAAGGCGATCTGGTCACCTTTCAGTTCACTGCAACGAACGATGGGAACGTCACGATCACCGATGTCGCGTTGAGCGACACGATGGAGGGTCTCTCTGCCATCGGTGGTTACACGTGGCCAAGCACACCGGGCACTCTTGAGCCCGGTCAGAGCGTCACCGCTCAGGCAACGTACGCAGTAACCGCTGCTGATTTGGATGCCGGCTTCGTTGAGAATGCCGCGTCAGTGGGTGGCTCCGCACCGGGCGGAACTCCTAGCGGCAGCGACACTGTAACGGTGCCGTTGGCTGCAGATCCGCAGCTGACCTTGGAGAAGAGCCACTTGCTCAGCATGGAGGGTGACAACCCTGTTGCGGGTGACACGATCACCTACGATTTCACAATTGCGAACGATGGCAATGTCACCGTGACCGGGATCGAGCTGATTGACGAGATGGCTGGTCTGTCTGACATTGAGTTCGGCACCTGGCCTGGCACTGCAGGGCGCCTGGCTGCTGGACAGGATGTCACCGCAACGGCGACCTACACGGTCACTCAGGCGGATGTCGACCGTGGTTCAGTGGTCAACACCGCCAACGTGACCGGCACCGGTCCAGGCGACAGCCCCGCTGCTGCTTCGGACACAGTGACCGCGAACTTTCCTGCCGCACCTGCTGTCTCGTTGACAAAGTCGAGTGACTTTGACGAAGACCGTCCGGTTGAAGGCGACACTGTCACCTTCGAGTTCACTGTCCGCAACGAGGGTAACGTGACACTCACTGGTGTGAGCATCACGGACCATCTCGAGGGTTTGAGCGCTGTGACCTACGGCACGTGGCCGACGGCTACCGAGGGTGCGCTTGCACCGGGTGAAATCGTCACCGCAACTGCAACACTGGCACTGACGCAAGCAATGGTCGATGCCGGTGAAGTGGAAAACACCGCAACGGTAAACGCGACTGGTGTTCGAGGTGGCGCAGCCACTGACGATGCTGACGAGACGGTGCTACTTCCTGCAGTGACCTCGGCGGAGTTCACCAAGACTGCCGTTTTTGAGGGTAACCCCGCGAAGCCGGTGGCTGGCGACACAGTGATCTATACGCTCGATGTGAAGAACACGAGCAACGTCACGATGAACCGGGCCGTCTTCGCTGATTCGATGCCTGGGCTCGTCGTGGGCGAGACTCGCTACGAGAGCACTGACGGGATCGCTCTGCCGGGTGAACACATCATTCAGATGATGAGTTACACCCTCACGCAGGCCGACATCGACAGCTTCGACCAGCTGCACAACGAGGCAACGGTCAACGTTGGTTGGGTAAGCGGCGACAGCGACAATCTCTCTGCTGAGAACGATCTCTCGGTGGCTGCTGCTCCTGCAGTTGAGTTCACGAAGACCACTTCGGTCGACGAGAGCACGCTCGAGGTAGGCTCCACGATCACCTACGACTTCAGTGTGGTGAACACGGGTAACGTGACGCTCCACAACGTCGACGTAGTCGATCAGCTCGATGGAGTCTCTGATGTGACGATCACCACCTGGCCCGGCACGGCAGGCGTACTTGCTCCGGATGCCAGCGTTACCGGAACCGCCACTTACACGGTCTCCCAGGCCGACGTAGACGCGGGTATCATCGTCAACACCGCTACGGTCACGACGGATCCTGCGCGCGGTGACGATCCCGAGGCAACTGACAGCGTCACCGTCACCGTCCCAGGTGAAGCAGCGCTGGCGCTCGTGAAGACCGGCGAACTGCCACTCGGCGATGACAGTCGCGTCGGTGACATCGTAACGTTCACCTTCTTGGTCGAGAACACCGGCGACTTAACAGTGAACAACATCGCTATCGAGGATCATCTCGCTGGTGTCAGTGCGGCACAATTCACCGCGTGGCCGAACCCGGCAGCAGCGGGTTCCCTCGCACCCAGCCAGACCGTAACCGCAACAGCCGAGTACGAGCTCACGCAGGCTGACGTTGATGCAGGAGTCGTACAAAACGCTGCGACTGTGGCCGGCGTTTCGGCTCGTGGCGACAATGTCTCTGCTGATGCAGAAACTGATGTCAGCGTTCCCGGCGAAGGCCGCCTCCTCTTCGAGAAGGCTGGCGCTTACATGGGTGCTGGTCCGGCAACAGAGGGTGACCTTGTGGAGTTTTCCTTCATTGTTCGTAACACCGGCGAACTTACGCTCACTGACGTGGCGATCGAAGACAGCCTGACCGGGCTGGACGAGATCCAGTACCAGTGGCCTAATGCTGCCGGTGTGCTCGCTCCGGGCGCCGTGGCAACTGCAACGGCGGATTATGAGCTCACGCAGGCTGATGTTGATGCAGGGGAGGTTGTTAACGCCGCTCGGGCGTCCGCGACACCGTCACGCGGCGACCTGGTCAGTGGCCTCGCGGAGACCACTGTGAGCATTGAAGGCGCCAATGGTCTCGCACTCGTGAAGCGTGCGGTCATCGACGGTGGCAACTCCGACGGTATCGCTCGCCCTGGCGACACGATCACGTTCTCGTTCGAGGTGACCAACACGGGCACCAAGACCGCGAATGACGTCGTGATCAGCGACCCGATGGTCACGATGACTGAGCCGATCAAAACCCTGAAACCGGGTGAGACGGCGACGGTATACGCAGTGCCGTACACCGTGACTGAACAGGATGCTCAGGCCGGCGTGGTCGTCAATACCGCGATTGCCGAGGCCGTGGATATGCAAGGCGACGATCTTTCGTCGCCGAGCAGCACGGTCGAGGTTACCGCCGAAGAGCATCCTATTCCGCAGGCGCCAGAGACTCGGAAGAAGGGTCTCGCGCTCACCGGTGGCCAGATAGCCTGGAGTGTAGTCGGACTGGCTTGTGGGCTCACATTGCTGGGTCTGTTCCTCGTGACGACTACTAAACGTCGTCGTGAAGATGAGGAAGTGGATGCTACGTTCGTGTAG
- a CDS encoding transposase: MNRKYSPEMRERALRMLAETRPSHPTMMSAVRHVAGLLGMSPETLRLWQRRAEVDAGVNPGLTTDAAAEIKRLQKEVSELRKANEILKAASVFFAKELDRP; the protein is encoded by the coding sequence ATGAACAGGAAGTACTCGCCGGAGATGCGTGAGCGGGCGCTGCGGATGCTCGCGGAGACGCGGCCGTCGCACCCGACGATGATGAGCGCAGTCCGCCATGTTGCCGGGCTGCTGGGGATGAGCCCCGAGACGCTGCGGCTGTGGCAGCGCCGGGCCGAGGTCGACGCGGGCGTGAACCCCGGGCTGACAACCGATGCGGCGGCGGAGATCAAGCGGCTGCAGAAGGAGGTCTCGGAGTTGCGGAAAGCGAACGAGATTCTCAAGGCTGCGAGCGTGTTTTTCGCGAAGGAGCTCGACCGCCCCTGA
- a CDS encoding PLDc N-terminal domain-containing protein, producing the protein MTETINPLIPAGYDIAWSVAALVGVVLLVIALVSIGRDSSLTAGQRLVWVLLAIFLPVVGPVAWLVAGRRATAARAQD; encoded by the coding sequence ATGACAGAAACGATTAATCCCCTGATTCCCGCGGGATACGACATCGCCTGGTCGGTCGCTGCGCTCGTCGGTGTCGTTCTGCTTGTCATCGCACTGGTCTCGATCGGCCGCGACTCGTCACTCACCGCGGGGCAACGATTGGTGTGGGTGTTGCTCGCGATTTTTCTGCCGGTCGTGGGTCCCGTCGCTTGGTTGGTCGCCGGCCGCCGAGCCACCGCGGCGCGAGCCCAGGACTGA
- a CDS encoding DUF6434 domain-containing protein, whose translation MSAEQRPDLAAIMGGAELRRWYWLKEELQGFARNLGVSAAGGKETLTARLVAHLDGEQFTEPAPSRTGKTAQLTGTLTADSVIPQGQRCSQVVRAWFVEQVGPSFGFDAAMREFFAHTDGTQTMHDALEHYRATRDQTNKPIDAQFEYNRFTRNWHEAHPAGTRNELLTAWREYRAQPIDQRGRI comes from the coding sequence GTGAGTGCAGAACAGCGCCCCGATCTCGCGGCGATCATGGGCGGGGCGGAGCTTCGTCGCTGGTATTGGCTGAAAGAGGAGTTGCAGGGCTTCGCCCGGAACCTCGGGGTCAGTGCCGCGGGCGGCAAAGAAACGCTCACCGCGCGGCTCGTCGCGCACCTCGATGGTGAGCAGTTCACCGAGCCCGCGCCATCCCGCACAGGTAAAACGGCCCAGCTCACTGGCACGCTCACAGCCGACAGCGTGATTCCGCAGGGCCAACGCTGTAGCCAGGTCGTGCGCGCGTGGTTCGTCGAGCAGGTCGGGCCATCATTCGGCTTTGACGCTGCGATGCGAGAGTTTTTCGCGCACACCGACGGCACCCAAACGATGCATGACGCACTCGAGCACTATCGAGCAACGCGGGATCAGACGAACAAGCCGATCGACGCTCAGTTTGAGTACAACCGCTTCACCCGCAACTGGCATGAGGCTCACCCCGCTGGCACCCGTAACGAGTTGCTCACCGCGTGGCGTGAGTACCGCGCGCAACCGATTGACCAGCGCGGCCGGATCTGA
- a CDS encoding Hsp20/alpha crystallin family protein: MAMTFDPFSQLDRLTASVIDAVRSPRHMPVDLFREGDHYVLNADLPGVDPGSIDVDVDGSQLSIRAQRTADSRDGVRWLARERGEGSYLRQFTLGDGIDVENISASYEAGVLSVHIPVSEKAKPRKIAVNAAPSQQSISA; the protein is encoded by the coding sequence GTGGCAATGACATTTGACCCCTTCTCCCAACTAGACCGGCTGACGGCGTCGGTGATCGATGCAGTTCGCTCGCCGAGGCACATGCCCGTCGACCTCTTCCGAGAAGGCGACCACTATGTGCTTAATGCGGATCTCCCCGGCGTCGACCCGGGTTCAATCGACGTCGACGTCGACGGATCACAGCTGTCAATCCGGGCCCAGCGCACGGCAGACTCGCGCGATGGTGTTCGCTGGCTTGCACGTGAACGGGGGGAAGGTTCGTACCTCCGACAGTTCACTCTGGGCGACGGAATCGACGTCGAGAACATCAGCGCATCGTACGAAGCAGGAGTTCTTTCCGTGCACATTCCGGTGAGTGAGAAAGCCAAGCCGCGAAAGATCGCGGTTAACGCTGCCCCCTCCCAGCAATCGATCTCCGCATAA
- a CDS encoding MerR family transcriptional regulator, protein MMQRSNVPLYGIAVAATLAELPIATLRLYEAKGVLRPSRSGGGTRRYSDEDLARLARASALRDRGVNMAGIKIILELEDEIARLKAR, encoded by the coding sequence ATGATGCAGCGCTCTAACGTTCCTCTGTATGGCATCGCGGTCGCCGCCACGCTCGCCGAGTTGCCGATCGCGACTCTGCGTCTTTACGAAGCAAAAGGAGTGCTTCGGCCATCTCGTAGCGGAGGGGGGACCCGAAGGTACAGTGACGAAGACCTCGCTCGGCTGGCGCGGGCCAGCGCGCTGCGCGATCGCGGTGTGAACATGGCTGGCATCAAAATCATCCTCGAACTCGAAGATGAGATTGCGCGGCTGAAAGCGCGGTAG
- a CDS encoding GNAT family N-acetyltransferase codes for MVLDEERVVIRPISPADAGEVLTLQRASFVSEAQIYRDPNTPPLTQTLDQLKAELRDTLGFVAVIDNRIVGAIRARELDDVLLVGRIAVAPDQQGRGIGPRLLATLEESTSCARAELFTGSLSKSNLELYTSLGYRESERIEQDDGTAQIFMRKTLAPRPR; via the coding sequence ATGGTGCTCGATGAGGAACGCGTCGTCATTCGACCTATCTCGCCTGCTGACGCCGGTGAGGTACTCACCCTCCAGCGCGCGTCGTTCGTCTCTGAGGCGCAAATTTATCGCGACCCAAACACGCCCCCTCTCACCCAGACGCTCGACCAGCTCAAGGCCGAGTTGCGCGATACTCTCGGTTTCGTCGCGGTCATCGATAACCGCATCGTGGGCGCAATCCGGGCACGCGAGCTCGACGATGTACTACTGGTCGGTCGCATCGCTGTCGCGCCAGACCAGCAGGGCCGTGGGATCGGCCCGCGACTGCTCGCTACCTTGGAAGAAAGTACTTCATGCGCCCGCGCCGAACTCTTCACCGGGAGCTTAAGCAAATCGAACCTTGAGCTATACACATCGCTCGGGTATCGCGAGAGCGAACGGATCGAACAGGACGACGGAACCGCGCAGATATTCATGCGCAAGACACTCGCTCCACGGCCGCGGTAG